From the genome of Adlercreutzia equolifaciens DSM 19450:
CCGAAGACGAAGAGGCCAACGCCATCGATGCCCTGGCTGCCGAGCTGGGCGACCTGATGAGCGGTCTTGAGTCCGACCTGAACACCGACCTCATCGGTGGCGGAGAGGAGGCCTAACCCCATGACGGAATTCGACGTCAACAACTTCGACGCCCTGCGCATTTCGCTCGCTTCCGCCGAGGACGTGCGCAGCTGGTCTCGCGGCGAGGTGAAGAAGCCCGAGACCATCAACTACCGTACCTTGAAGCCCGAGAAGGACGGCCTGTACTGCGAGAAGATCTTCGGTCCCACCAAGGACTGGGAGTGCGCCTGCGGCAAGTACAAGCGCGTTCGCTTCAAGGGCATCGTCTGCGAGCGCTGCGGCGTGGAGGTCACCCGCTCCAAGGTGCGCCGCGAGCGCATGGGCCACATCGAGCTGGCCGCGCCCGTGAGCCACATCTGGTATTTCAAGGGCTCCCCGTCGCGTCTGGGCTACCTTTTGGACATTCCGCCGAAGGAGCTTGAGAAGGTTCTGTACTTCGCCAGCTCCATCATCACCTCGGTGGACAAGGAGGCCCGCGAGGAGGACATCGACGACTTGCGCGACGAGCTTGCCGCCGACATGGAAGAGCTGGACGCCGAGCGCGACCGCCTCATCGAGGCCACCCGCAAGCTGTCCACCGACTACGTGCCCGAGGAGGACGACTTCGTCGACGACCTCGATGACGACGAGCGCCTCACCCCCGAAGAGGTGGAAGAGGAGATCGCCGATATCTACGAGGAGTTCAACGAGCGCAAGGCCCTGCGCCAGGACGCGTTCGACGCCTTCCTGAAGATCGAGCCGAAGCAGCTCATCGGCGACGAGGCCCTCTACCGCGAGATGCGCGCGAACTACCGCGACTACTTCACCGGCGGCATGGGTGCCGAGTCGGTGCGCGACCTTCTGGACGCCATGGATCTGGAGGCGACCTCTGAAGAGCTGCGCGAGGTCATCGCCACGGGCAAGGGCCAGAAGCGCGCCAAGGCCGTGAAGCGCCTGAAGGTGGTGGATGCGTTCCTCAAGTCGGACAACAAGCCTTCCGACATGATCCTGGACGTCATCCCGGTCATTCCGCCCGATCTGCGCCCCATGGTGCAGCTCGACGGCGGCCGCTTCGCCACGTCGGATCTGAACGATCTGTACCGTCGCGTCATCAACCGCAACAACCGCCTGAAGCGCCTGCTCGACCTCGGTGCCCCCGAGATCATCATCAACAACGAGAAGCGCATGCTGCAGGAGGCCGTGGACTCGCTGTTCGACAACGGCCGTCGCGGTCGCCCCGTGACCGGCCCCGGCAACCGTCCGCTGAAGTCCATCTCCGATATGCTGAAGGGCAAGCAGGGCCGCTTCCGCCAGAACCTGCTCGGCAAGCGCGTCGACTACTCCGGCCGCTCCGTTATCGTCGTCGGCCCGTCGCTGAAGCTGCACCAGTGCGGCCTGCCTCAGCAGATGGCGCTGGAGCTGTTCAAGCCCTTCGTCATGAAGCGCCTGGTCGAGCTTGAGTACGCCGCCAACATCAAGGCCGCCAAGCGCGCCGTCGATCGCGGTGCCAGCTACGTGTGGGACGTGCTGGAAGAGGTCATCGTCGACCATCCGGTGCTGCTGAACCGCGCACCAACCCTGCACCGTCTGGGCATTCAGGCCTTCGAGCCGGTGCTCGTCGAGGGCAAGGCCATCAAGCTGCATCCGCTCGTCTGCACCGCCTTCAACGCCGACTTCGACGGCGACCAGATGGCTGTGCACGTGCCGCTGGGCGCCGAGGCTCAGGCCGAGGCCCGCGTGCTGATGCTGTCCTCCAACAACATCAAGTCCCCGGCCCACGGCCATCCGCTGACCGTGCCGACCCAGGACATGATCATCGGCCTGTACTACCTCACGGCCATGCGCGACGGCTTCCCCGGCGAGGGTCGCATGTTCATCGATTTCGATGACGCCCTGAACGCCTACGACGCCCGCGCCGATCTGGACCTGCAGGCCAAGATCCAGGTGCGTCTGCCCTACAACACGAAGGTGGCCACCGCCTTCGGCGTGTTCGAGGATCACAAGGAGGGCGAGCGCATCGAGACGAGCGTCGGCCGCATCATCTTCAACGATGTGCTGCCGCCGGACTATCCCTTCCTGAACTACGAGATGAACAAGAAGGAGATCAGCCGCCTGGTCGAGGACGTCACCAACACCTACGACCTGTCCGAGGTGCCGCCGATTCTCGACGGTCTGAAGGACGCCGGTTTCCACTACGCCACCCGCGCCGGTGTTACCGTGTCGGTGTACGACGCCACCATCCCGCCGTCCAAGCCGGCGATTCTCGCCCAGGCCGATGAGCGCGTCGCCGCCATCGACGAGGACTACGAGATGGGCCTCATGTCCAACGAGGAGCGCCACAAGCAGGTCGTCGACATCTGGAACGATGCCAACGAGGAAGTCGGCGAGGCCATGGCGGAGAACTTCGACAAGTTCAACCCCATCTACATGATGGCCTTCTCCGGTGCCCGAGGCAACATCAAGCAGATTCGCCAGCTCGCCGGTATGCGCGGCCTGATGTCCGACCCGAAGGGCGAGATCATCGACCGTCCGATTAAGGCGAACTTCCGCGAGGGCCTGTCCGTTCTGGAGTACTTCATTTCCACCCACGGCGCCCGCAAGGGTCTGGCCGACACGGCGCTGCGTACCGCTGACTCGGGTTACCTGACCCGCCGTCTGGTGGACGTGGCCCAGGACGTCATCATCCGCGAGATCGACTGCGGTACCACCGAGGGCGTGCCCTACCGCGTGCGCAACGAGAAGAACGAGGTGGACGAGAACCTCATCGGTCGCTGCCTTCTGGAGGATGCCGTCTCTCCCGAGACCGGCGAGATCCTCGCCGAGGCCGGCACCTACCTGCATTCCATGGCCCAGCTGCGCGAGCTTGATGCGGCCGGCATCGAGGAGGTCACGATCCGTACGATCATGACCTGCCATGCCGAGCACGGCGTCTGCCAGAAGTGCTACGGGTGGGATCTGGCCACGGCCCGTCCGGTGAACATCGGCACGGCGGTGGGCATCATCGCCGCCCAGTCCATCGGCGAGCCCGGCACCCAGCTGACGATGCGTACGTTCCACACCGGCGGCGTTGCCGGCGAGGACATCACCCACGGTCTGCCCCGTGTTCAGGAGCTGTTCGAGGCCCGCAAGCCCAAGGGTCAGGCGGTGCTCGCGGAAATCTCCGGCACCATGCAGGTCACCGGCGACAAGATGTCGAAGACCATCACCATCCACGACCAGGAGGGCAACTACCGCGAGTACGTGGTGAGCGCCCGTGCCCAGCTTCTGCCGGGCGTGTTCGACGGGTGCGAGGTGCGCGTGGGCCAGCAGCTGACCAAGGGCTCCGTGAACCCCCACGACCTGTTGCGCCTCACCGATCCGAACACGACGCTGCGCTACATCGTGGGCCAGGTCCAGGACGTGTACGTGTCCCAGGGCGTGGATATCAACGACAAGCACATCGAGGTCATCGCGCGCCAGATGCTGCGCAAGGTGGCCGTGCTCGATGCCGGCGACTCCGACTTCCTGCCGGGCCGTCAGGTGAACCGCTTCGAGTTCGAGAAGGTGGCCAACGAGCTCATCGCCGAGGGCAAGGAGCCGCCGGTGGGCCAGCCGCTGCTGCTCGGCATCACCAAGGCGTCGCTGGCAACGGATTCGTGGCTGTCCGCCGCGTCGTTCCAGGAGACCACCAAGGTGCTCACCGACGCCGCCATCGAGGGCAAGACCGATCACTTGGCCAGCCTGAAGGAGAACGTCATCATCGGCAAGCCCATTCCCGCCGGCACGGGTCTGCGTCGCTACCGCGACGTGGGTCTCACCTACAAGGGTCGCCCGGTGGAGAAGGTCACGGGAGATGCGCTGCCCGACTTCGCGCCGGATGCGCTGCGCGAGATCGAGGAATTGCTGCCCCAGCCCCAGGATTGGTCGCTCGACAGCGACGGCTACTTCAATTCTTCGGGCTCGTTCGGCGGCTACTACAGCGCCCTTTCGGGTCATCGCGGCCACAACCTGTCCGACGAGGACGCGCGCCTGTACATCTACGACGATCTGGGCGTGTCCCAGCGTTGGGCGAACAAGTTCTCCGAGGCGGGCATCGAGACCGTGGCCGACCTTCTGGGTCATACCGAGGAGGATCTGCTGCGCATCGAGGGCATCGGCGTGAAGGCCATCGAGGAGCTGAAGGAGGGCTTGGCGGCCCGCGACCTCATGCACGTCATCGAGGACGATCTGGCGGCTTCTTCCGACGACATGAGCCAGCTCTTGGACATGGTGTTCTCGCCCGACGACACCATCCTCATCGGCGGCGACGAGCCCCCGACGTTCAACACCGACGGCGAGGAGATGCTCGGCGAGGCCCTGCCTCCGCGCTCCTACCAGCGCAACCTGGAGGAGCTTGACGCGCTGCTCGGCAACATGGGCGGCTTGGGCTCCCTCGGCTTCGGCTTCACCAGCGCCGAGGACGAGGCAGCTTCCAACCAGGCCATGGAAGACGGCGAGGAGTAAATTGGTTTCGCCTGTTCTTGCGAAGCATCACTGACTTCCTTGGACGAACTCGGGAGTTTTCTATTGGGGCGACCTTCGGGCCGCCCCTTTTTTGTGTTTGCTGTTCCTGCGGGGCGCCAAATGGCCAAAAAGTAGCTGCCAGCTGGCAGCTAGGTACCTGTTTTTGACCATGAAGGCTATAGCGACGAAATCAGGCTGGCTGCTCGGAAAGTATTCCCAGGTCAGTGCGTCGACGAATATTGGTACAAAGCAAGCCGCCTTTTCGGTTTGCAGCTAACGACCGATAATTGACCAAAACGTCGCTTCAAGCTCTTCGAACTTGCAGCTGGCATTCGGAATTTGGCCATTGAGCGCAGCTTTCCCTTGCGCGCGGCTACTCGCTGTCGACCAGGGTGCCTCCTTTGCCATGGTTGAGGATGATCTTGCGGGCGCGGGTGTAAGCGTCCAGGGCCGGCCGCACGCGTTCGTAGTTGTCCTTCTTGTAGATGGCGTACAGCCGGAAGGCCGCATCGTCGTCGGTCACGGGAAGCACCGTCACGCGGGAGAAATCCGACAGGTAGCGCAGCTGGGGCATGGATGCCTGCAGGATCATGACGTCTTCCACACCCAGCGGAATAGCGCAGTAGTTCATGTAGGTGCGCCCGAGTACCGCCCGGGTGCGGGGCGTGTAGCCGTGCTCTTGGCAGACGCGTTCGATGTTGGTCCAGCCCGACAAGGAATAGCCGTCGGCGAATTTCACGAAGCGGTAGCTGCGCAGATCGTCCATGGTCACCGACTTCATAGAGGCCAGGGGGCTGTCCATAGAGACCATGGCAACGAAGGGCGAACGAATGAGCGGAATGTAGGCAAGTCCCAAATTATCGAGCTTGTCGAGTTCGGCATAGGCCAGCAAGATGTCGGCATCGCCTTCCACCAATTGCTCCAGGTAGTTCGTATCGTTCAGGCTGTTGTAGCTGGCAGGAGCCTCGCCCTCGGCGTCGAGAAACGTTGCGGCAATGGAGGTGATGGAGGCGATGGCGCTATCGGACATGACTCCGTTCACCTTGAGCGGTGTGTGGGTTTGAATGTCGTGGATGCGCTGCTTGGCGTCGTCATAGGTGTCCACCATTTGCAGGGCGGCAGCAGCGAACACGTTGCCTGATTCGGTGAGCTCGACCCGGCGTCGGTCGCGCTCTAAAAGCGAGCAGCCGAGCTCCTTTTCCATGGCGACGATATGCTTGGAAAGCGTCGGCTGTGTGAGGTGCAATATCTCTGCCGCTTTGGTGTAGTTCAGTGTCTGAGACAGCACGATGAACTCGCGCAACAAGCTCAGCTCCATGGAAAGCCCCCTTCAAACCCCTTCTGCTTTTCGCGTTATTGACACCATACACCCTAATGGGCCGAAAGGGCACGGCATCTCCTGCCCCATTCCAAATGGAATAAGCTTATTCGCAGCAGCTGATCAGCAAAGAAATGCCCTTCTGAGTATTGAGTAGCCCCAAATTGACGGTTCTTACGGAAAGAACGTCACTTTGGGGCTAGATATATCTCGAATAATCGAAATTCGTTAACAAGATAGTCACGAATTGACGGTTGTTACGTAAGAAGGGTCATTTTGTGGCTAGAAAAAATTCGGGGAAGTAGAGTGACATTCCTCACGAGCTGTGTTGCTCGCGGATTTCGCGGCGGCGGGCCTCGCGGGCTTGGGCGTATTCGCGGCGGGCGGCGGTGTCGAAGGACTTCACCTTGGCCTGGGGTTCCTGCAGGTTGTCCACCTTGATGAAGCGGGCCATGCGGCTGGCGATGGAGTCCTCGGCACCGGGGTTCCAGCCGATGGGCTGCATGGTGAAGCGGAACTTCTTGCCGCTTAGGAACTCGTCGGCGGAGACTTCCTCGGCTACGGTGATGGCTTGCTCCGGGCAGATGGTCTCGCAGAGGCGGCACTGCATGCACAAAGCGCTGCGATGCTCCACGCCGAAGGCGTCGTTGGCGGCGTCGAATCGGGTCAGGGCGCCGGTGGGGCAGAACACGGTGCACATGCGGCAGGAGCGGCAGAGTTCCGTGTCGATGGTGACCTGGCCCCAGAGGCGCGTGGTCACGGTGGGGGCCGCGGGGGTGCCGAGGGCTTTCAGACTGTTGAAGAGGCGCAGGCGACGCTCGGGCACGAAGTGGGGGAGGGTACCGTCAGCCTGCACATGGGCGAACTGGGGCTCGCGACTGTCTTGTTGCGACTCTCCTGTGGGCGGGGCCACGGGGTACCCTGATTCGCTCAAACAGTCCTCGCTGGCATCTGCCACGGTGGCGGCGTTCACGGCATTAGTGTCATCCTGAGCGGAGGCCGTAGGCCGGAGTCGAAGGATCTCTCGAGTGTCGGAGGCGTGCTGGAGGCGGATGCGGTCGATGGGGGAGGGGGTTCCCAGGGCAGCGAGGAGGGTTTCGGCGGAGACGATGATCTCATCGCTGAGGGCGCCGCCGCAGCGATGAGGGCAACTCTCACAGGGGCCGCTGATGAGCTGGATGGAACGGGCGCCGCGGGCGGTGGCTTCCACGAGCAGCGACTCGTCCACGCGACCCAGACAGACGACGCCGACAAGGGGCCGGCCGTCGGAGGTGGCACCTGCAATCTTCCCAGGGACGAAGGAGGGCGCGGTGGCATCGCAGGAGTCTCGCTTCATGCGATTGCCGCTGGCCATTGCAAAGGCGCGCTCGCAGGCGATGGCCACTCGGCCCTCATTCTCGGCAAGAGCGGCTTCTACGGCGCCGAACAGTTCCTCGTCGGTGGGGTTGGCGGCGGTAAGGCAGCCGGTGGGGCAGGCCGAGGCGCAGGTTCCGCAACCGATGCACTTCTCAGGGGAGACGACAATGCCCTCTTCGCCCAAGGAGATGGCACCCGTGGTGCACACGGCGGCGCAGCGCAGGCATTCCCCGTTGCGGTGGCGCACGAGCACGCAGCGCTGGGGCTCGACCGCAAGCAGCGGTGAATTCATCTCATCGATGAGGTTGATCATCTGTCCGTGGCGATAGTTAGTCATGATAGGACACCCCCGTAATGGCGCGGATGGTTTCGCTGGGGTGCACCTCGCACACGCGCTCGCCTTCCCGCAGCCGTACCCGATGGATCTTCAGTTGCAACGATTCGGCCTCCGCCAACGGGGCCTCGGTAAAGTACGTGAATAGGAGCGTTGATGCGGCCTTGCCGGCGCAAGCATAGGTCTTGGCCATTTCGGCAGCCAGCATGGCCGGGCGCTTGTCGC
Proteins encoded in this window:
- a CDS encoding DNA-directed RNA polymerase subunit beta' is translated as MTEFDVNNFDALRISLASAEDVRSWSRGEVKKPETINYRTLKPEKDGLYCEKIFGPTKDWECACGKYKRVRFKGIVCERCGVEVTRSKVRRERMGHIELAAPVSHIWYFKGSPSRLGYLLDIPPKELEKVLYFASSIITSVDKEAREEDIDDLRDELAADMEELDAERDRLIEATRKLSTDYVPEEDDFVDDLDDDERLTPEEVEEEIADIYEEFNERKALRQDAFDAFLKIEPKQLIGDEALYREMRANYRDYFTGGMGAESVRDLLDAMDLEATSEELREVIATGKGQKRAKAVKRLKVVDAFLKSDNKPSDMILDVIPVIPPDLRPMVQLDGGRFATSDLNDLYRRVINRNNRLKRLLDLGAPEIIINNEKRMLQEAVDSLFDNGRRGRPVTGPGNRPLKSISDMLKGKQGRFRQNLLGKRVDYSGRSVIVVGPSLKLHQCGLPQQMALELFKPFVMKRLVELEYAANIKAAKRAVDRGASYVWDVLEEVIVDHPVLLNRAPTLHRLGIQAFEPVLVEGKAIKLHPLVCTAFNADFDGDQMAVHVPLGAEAQAEARVLMLSSNNIKSPAHGHPLTVPTQDMIIGLYYLTAMRDGFPGEGRMFIDFDDALNAYDARADLDLQAKIQVRLPYNTKVATAFGVFEDHKEGERIETSVGRIIFNDVLPPDYPFLNYEMNKKEISRLVEDVTNTYDLSEVPPILDGLKDAGFHYATRAGVTVSVYDATIPPSKPAILAQADERVAAIDEDYEMGLMSNEERHKQVVDIWNDANEEVGEAMAENFDKFNPIYMMAFSGARGNIKQIRQLAGMRGLMSDPKGEIIDRPIKANFREGLSVLEYFISTHGARKGLADTALRTADSGYLTRRLVDVAQDVIIREIDCGTTEGVPYRVRNEKNEVDENLIGRCLLEDAVSPETGEILAEAGTYLHSMAQLRELDAAGIEEVTIRTIMTCHAEHGVCQKCYGWDLATARPVNIGTAVGIIAAQSIGEPGTQLTMRTFHTGGVAGEDITHGLPRVQELFEARKPKGQAVLAEISGTMQVTGDKMSKTITIHDQEGNYREYVVSARAQLLPGVFDGCEVRVGQQLTKGSVNPHDLLRLTDPNTTLRYIVGQVQDVYVSQGVDINDKHIEVIARQMLRKVAVLDAGDSDFLPGRQVNRFEFEKVANELIAEGKEPPVGQPLLLGITKASLATDSWLSAASFQETTKVLTDAAIEGKTDHLASLKENVIIGKPIPAGTGLRRYRDVGLTYKGRPVEKVTGDALPDFAPDALREIEELLPQPQDWSLDSDGYFNSSGSFGGYYSALSGHRGHNLSDEDARLYIYDDLGVSQRWANKFSEAGIETVADLLGHTEEDLLRIEGIGVKAIEELKEGLAARDLMHVIEDDLAASSDDMSQLLDMVFSPDDTILIGGDEPPTFNTDGEEMLGEALPPRSYQRNLEELDALLGNMGGLGSLGFGFTSAEDEAASNQAMEDGEE
- a CDS encoding LysR family transcriptional regulator; this translates as MELSLLREFIVLSQTLNYTKAAEILHLTQPTLSKHIVAMEKELGCSLLERDRRRVELTESGNVFAAAALQMVDTYDDAKQRIHDIQTHTPLKVNGVMSDSAIASITSIAATFLDAEGEAPASYNSLNDTNYLEQLVEGDADILLAYAELDKLDNLGLAYIPLIRSPFVAMVSMDSPLASMKSVTMDDLRSYRFVKFADGYSLSGWTNIERVCQEHGYTPRTRAVLGRTYMNYCAIPLGVEDVMILQASMPQLRYLSDFSRVTVLPVTDDDAAFRLYAIYKKDNYERVRPALDAYTRARKIILNHGKGGTLVDSE
- a CDS encoding 4Fe-4S dicluster domain-containing protein; its protein translation is MTNYRHGQMINLIDEMNSPLLAVEPQRCVLVRHRNGECLRCAAVCTTGAISLGEEGIVVSPEKCIGCGTCASACPTGCLTAANPTDEELFGAVEAALAENEGRVAIACERAFAMASGNRMKRDSCDATAPSFVPGKIAGATSDGRPLVGVVCLGRVDESLLVEATARGARSIQLISGPCESCPHRCGGALSDEIIVSAETLLAALGTPSPIDRIRLQHASDTREILRLRPTASAQDDTNAVNAATVADASEDCLSESGYPVAPPTGESQQDSREPQFAHVQADGTLPHFVPERRLRLFNSLKALGTPAAPTVTTRLWGQVTIDTELCRSCRMCTVFCPTGALTRFDAANDAFGVEHRSALCMQCRLCETICPEQAITVAEEVSADEFLSGKKFRFTMQPIGWNPGAEDSIASRMARFIKVDNLQEPQAKVKSFDTAARREYAQAREARRREIREQHSS